Proteins encoded by one window of Halomonas sp. SH5A2:
- a CDS encoding multidrug ABC transporter permease/ATP-binding protein, which produces MELLKIVWRDYRWPFVAVVVLSLVSAGLGIGVIAFINERMLGTFTDPWRILPEFLGLVVLLLVITLASQLALTTLGHHFVYQLRGQLIKRILDTDIERIEQIGSARLLASLSSDVRYITVAFVRLPELVQGGVLTVGVTLYLAWLAPAMLAVTALWVIFTILVGMRLVSKVYRHMAKLRDSEDRLYEDYQSVIEGRKELALNRDRAEWLYRDVYTPNAEAYRHHIIRGDTYHLSAVNWFNIMMLGAIGVVFFLANGLGWSSAQVATTFSLTLLFLRAPLIQAIGAFPPLINARVAFEKISALDLADHHESFGHSSRRHEWQTLALDQITYRYPAEEARPGFAIGPIDLTLKRGEVIFLIGGNGSGKSTLARLLTGLYQPQSGCIRVDGRPLQEEDWTTYRQHISAIYTDLHLFDRLIGPAGESPDPALTEEWLAALGMHSKLDFDGDRVTNANLSQGQRKRLAMLLAVAEQRDFLLLDEWAADQDPQFRRVFYRELLPQLRALGKTLVVISHDDHYFDQADRLLEMRQGQLVELTGEQREAASRDAVARVNG; this is translated from the coding sequence ATGGAGCTGTTGAAAATCGTCTGGCGTGATTACCGCTGGCCGTTTGTGGCCGTCGTGGTACTCAGTTTGGTCAGCGCTGGCCTTGGTATTGGCGTCATTGCGTTTATCAACGAACGGATGCTGGGTACCTTCACCGATCCCTGGCGCATCCTGCCTGAGTTTCTGGGCTTGGTGGTGCTGCTATTGGTGATCACCCTGGCCTCGCAGTTAGCGTTGACCACCCTTGGCCACCACTTCGTTTATCAGCTGCGGGGGCAGTTGATCAAACGCATTCTGGATACCGATATCGAGCGTATCGAGCAGATCGGCAGTGCGCGCTTGTTGGCCAGCTTATCCAGCGACGTGCGTTATATCACCGTGGCTTTTGTGCGCTTGCCCGAGCTGGTCCAGGGTGGGGTATTGACGGTGGGCGTTACCCTTTACCTGGCATGGCTCGCCCCGGCTATGCTGGCCGTGACGGCGCTGTGGGTGATCTTTACGATCCTGGTGGGCATGCGCCTGGTGTCGAAGGTTTATCGACACATGGCCAAGCTGCGCGATTCTGAAGACCGTCTCTACGAGGATTATCAGTCGGTGATCGAGGGGCGTAAGGAACTGGCGCTCAATCGCGACCGCGCCGAGTGGCTATATCGCGACGTTTACACCCCCAACGCTGAGGCGTATCGCCACCATATCATTCGCGGCGATACCTACCACCTCAGCGCGGTGAACTGGTTCAATATCATGATGCTGGGCGCCATCGGCGTGGTGTTCTTCCTGGCCAACGGCCTGGGCTGGTCGTCGGCTCAGGTGGCGACCACCTTCTCGCTCACGCTGCTGTTTTTACGCGCGCCGCTGATTCAGGCCATTGGCGCCTTTCCGCCGCTGATCAATGCCCGGGTGGCGTTCGAAAAAATCAGCGCGCTCGATCTGGCAGACCATCACGAATCGTTTGGGCACTCCTCCCGTCGCCATGAGTGGCAAACGCTGGCACTGGATCAGATCACCTACCGGTACCCCGCGGAAGAGGCGCGGCCGGGCTTTGCCATTGGCCCTATTGATTTGACGTTAAAACGCGGCGAGGTGATATTCCTGATCGGCGGTAACGGCAGCGGAAAATCGACCCTGGCCAGGCTCCTGACCGGGCTCTACCAGCCCCAAAGCGGCTGTATACGGGTCGATGGCAGGCCCCTGCAAGAGGAAGACTGGACAACCTATCGCCAGCACATCTCGGCTATCTACACCGATCTGCATCTGTTTGACCGCTTGATCGGCCCGGCGGGTGAGTCACCCGACCCGGCGTTAACGGAAGAGTGGCTGGCGGCACTGGGCATGCACAGCAAGCTCGATTTTGACGGCGACCGTGTCACCAACGCCAACCTCTCCCAGGGTCAGCGTAAGCGCCTGGCGATGCTGCTGGCCGTTGCGGAGCAGCGCGACTTCTTGCTGCTCGACGAGTGGGCCGCCGACCAGGACCCGCAATTCCGGCGCGTCTTCTACCGCGAGCTACTGCCGCAGCTCAGAGCACTGGGCAAGACACTGGTGGTGATCAGCCACGATGATCATTACTTCGACCAAGCCGACCGTCTGCTGGAAATGCGCCAGGGGCAGTTGGTTGAACTCACTGGCGAACAGCGTGAAGCGGCCAGCCGCGATGCGGTGGCGAGGGTGAACGGGTAG
- the fhuF gene encoding siderophore-iron reductase FhuF, with translation MAIKTRELSATVDPAEALLALYRQPPLDNLKAPAFGQPDEPTLAAAALLDRNFLSEQLARHGRSHGEDADRKAVASIWSKYHFSSVSIPTLVANLLLGHDLPVGGDELRLALGDKGQTARIWLPHRGMPLASKAPQARFSSLFDDHCAPLIEALAEVSGLSTKVFWSNLGHYVEFVGKTCSRHPEFAGAGDSLLDYLDTKTLPDGRRNPLYQPVRYLELGGETPTRVRRLCCIKYRLPGEPLCGGCPLKPENKPAKRRR, from the coding sequence ATGGCGATCAAAACGAGGGAGCTTTCAGCAACGGTGGATCCTGCGGAGGCGCTGTTAGCGCTCTACCGCCAGCCGCCGCTGGATAACCTGAAAGCCCCAGCGTTTGGTCAGCCTGATGAACCGACGCTGGCAGCCGCTGCGCTGCTGGATCGAAACTTCTTAAGTGAGCAACTGGCGCGCCACGGCCGCAGCCACGGTGAAGATGCCGACCGTAAAGCCGTTGCTTCAATCTGGTCAAAGTATCATTTCAGCAGTGTCTCGATTCCGACGCTGGTGGCCAATCTGTTATTGGGCCATGACTTACCGGTGGGCGGGGATGAGCTGCGGCTGGCGCTTGGCGATAAGGGCCAGACCGCGCGTATATGGCTGCCCCACAGGGGCATGCCATTGGCGTCTAAAGCGCCGCAGGCGCGATTCAGTAGCCTATTCGATGACCACTGTGCACCGCTCATCGAAGCGCTGGCCGAGGTCTCCGGGCTGTCTACCAAGGTGTTCTGGAGCAATCTTGGACACTACGTGGAATTCGTGGGTAAGACCTGCTCGCGGCACCCGGAATTTGCTGGTGCGGGTGACTCACTGCTGGATTATCTCGATACCAAGACGCTGCCCGATGGGCGGCGCAACCCACTTTACCAGCCGGTGCGTTATCTGGAACTGGGTGGTGAAACCCCCACCCGAGTGCGGCGGCTGTGCTGTATTAAATACCGGCTGCCCGGTGAGCCGCTATGTGGCGGTTGCCCGCTGAAACCTGAAAATAAACCGGCCAAGCGTCGGCGCTAA
- the fhuB gene encoding Fe(3+)-hydroxamate ABC transporter permease FhuB, which produces MLGASQVAQRVGGMSPAKACLLLSLPMVVLFWLGLQGQGGFTLGLQALVAPSFENVDELLLHYAWWPRLSIALLAGGGLGLAGVLMQQVLRNPLASPTTLGVASGANLALMTATLLAPGLLVAGREWVALVGGALAVGLVFLLSWRRGLAPIVVVLAGLVVNLYLGALSTALLLFNHEALSGLLIWGAGSLAQNGWDGVAILWPRLAISCVAAWFLLRPLAVLELDDASAKSLGVSLTYLRFAGMGLAVFITGSIVSVVGIIGFIGLAAPNIVRMAGVRRLGPRLLWSALLGAVLLTTTDLLLQYFGGMVAAFIPTGAITGALGAPLLMWLIPRLKLQGDQPPKGAGVFAHRHPAPSRLATGLILALLGATLLGLLVGQGVDGWYLLSPDNWNVMQWRLPRVMAAAASGLMLAIAGTILQRLSANPMASPEVLGISGGCAIALILGIFLLPAPTNMMLIGVGTLGAFATLVVLVGINRKSGYLPERLLLTGVAVSALFDAVRSVMLAGGDPRGQQVIAWLAGSTYYVDITNAVVVGGIAAVLALVTLPFTRWLDIMPLGAPTAKALGVALNRARLALLLLVALLTACATLVVGPLSFIGLLAPHMARLVGFSRAGQHLLGAALIGMLLMVLADWVGRQIIFPYEIPAGLVASLIGGAYFMWGLRRL; this is translated from the coding sequence ATGCTAGGTGCCTCGCAAGTTGCCCAACGAGTGGGCGGAATGTCGCCCGCGAAAGCCTGCCTCTTGCTGAGCCTGCCGATGGTGGTGCTGTTTTGGCTGGGCCTGCAGGGGCAGGGCGGTTTTACCCTGGGCCTGCAGGCGTTAGTGGCACCTTCCTTTGAGAACGTTGATGAGCTGTTGCTTCACTATGCTTGGTGGCCGCGTCTCTCGATTGCGCTGCTGGCCGGGGGCGGCTTGGGGCTGGCTGGTGTATTGATGCAGCAAGTGCTGCGCAACCCCTTGGCATCACCTACCACCCTGGGAGTGGCATCAGGCGCTAATTTGGCGTTGATGACCGCCACTTTGCTAGCGCCGGGGTTGCTCGTCGCCGGACGCGAGTGGGTCGCCTTGGTGGGTGGCGCGCTGGCAGTTGGCTTAGTGTTTTTGCTTTCCTGGCGGCGTGGATTGGCGCCGATCGTGGTGGTGCTGGCAGGTCTGGTGGTTAACCTTTATCTGGGAGCGCTTTCGACGGCGCTACTGCTGTTTAACCACGAGGCGCTCTCGGGGCTGCTGATTTGGGGCGCGGGGTCGCTGGCACAAAATGGCTGGGATGGCGTGGCGATTCTCTGGCCACGGTTGGCGATTAGCTGTGTTGCCGCCTGGTTTCTGCTGCGACCCCTAGCGGTGCTGGAGCTGGACGATGCCAGCGCCAAGAGCCTGGGGGTTTCGCTGACCTATCTGCGCTTTGCGGGCATGGGGCTGGCGGTGTTTATTACCGGTAGCATTGTCAGCGTGGTGGGCATTATCGGCTTTATCGGTCTGGCCGCGCCCAATATTGTGCGCATGGCCGGGGTGCGCCGATTAGGGCCGCGGCTGTTGTGGTCGGCGCTACTTGGGGCCGTGCTGCTGACCACCACGGATCTGCTGCTCCAGTATTTCGGTGGCATGGTGGCGGCCTTTATCCCGACCGGGGCGATTACCGGTGCCCTGGGGGCGCCGCTATTAATGTGGCTGATTCCGCGCCTGAAACTCCAGGGCGATCAGCCGCCTAAAGGGGCGGGGGTTTTCGCCCATCGCCATCCGGCGCCTTCGCGCTTGGCGACGGGTTTAATCCTCGCACTATTGGGCGCCACGCTGCTTGGGCTGCTCGTTGGTCAGGGTGTTGATGGCTGGTACTTGCTGTCGCCGGATAACTGGAACGTGATGCAGTGGCGCCTGCCGCGAGTGATGGCAGCCGCCGCCAGCGGCTTGATGCTGGCGATTGCCGGGACGATTCTTCAGCGCCTTTCCGCCAACCCCATGGCCAGCCCTGAAGTCTTGGGTATCAGCGGTGGCTGTGCCATTGCGCTGATTCTGGGGATTTTCCTGCTGCCAGCGCCCACCAATATGATGCTGATTGGCGTGGGTACACTGGGGGCTTTCGCGACATTGGTGGTGTTGGTGGGTATCAACCGCAAGAGCGGTTATCTCCCAGAGCGTTTGCTGCTCACCGGGGTCGCCGTCAGCGCCCTGTTTGATGCGGTGCGCAGCGTGATGCTGGCGGGTGGTGATCCGCGCGGCCAGCAGGTGATCGCTTGGCTGGCGGGTTCTACCTACTATGTGGATATCACCAACGCCGTTGTCGTCGGCGGTATTGCCGCCGTACTGGCATTGGTCACACTGCCCTTTACCCGCTGGCTGGATATCATGCCGTTAGGCGCACCGACGGCCAAGGCACTTGGGGTAGCTCTTAACCGTGCCCGCCTGGCGCTGCTGTTGCTGGTAGCACTACTCACCGCCTGCGCCACCCTGGTAGTTGGGCCGCTGTCGTTTATCGGCTTACTGGCGCCGCATATGGCGCGCTTGGTCGGCTTCTCCCGCGCAGGGCAGCATCTTCTTGGGGCGGCGTTGATCGGCATGCTGTTGATGGTGCTGGCGGATTGGGTCGGCCGGCAGATTATTTTCCCTTATGAGATACCAGCAGGCTTGGTCGCCTCCCTGATTGGCGGTGCTTACTTTATGTGGGGGCTGCGGCGGCTATGA
- a CDS encoding siderophore-interacting protein, protein MAAKPSYQLFDITLARRTQVSASLVRFTFTGPDVGYMATYAPDQRVKLFFPEGGGSLDPLFEIAKLEEHDWYGAYRALPDAQRPSARTYTIRALRPEKAEVDVEFVLHGDNGPASRWAMRARPGDRLAMTAPAANAEGPKLGYEWKPPQGVRRILIIADETALPAAAGILETLDDLPLKPRVEALFEVPRSDDLQPLPQAAKLRWLARDAEPGCQHGELLMRALRDIDLHREIQALGGTPMTTTTNDASDDEDGPLWEPATLDDSAPFYAWIAAETKVAMKLRRYLVNECGLPKQYVTSMGYWRKDKANG, encoded by the coding sequence ATGGCAGCCAAACCGAGCTATCAGCTGTTCGATATCACCCTGGCGAGGCGCACCCAAGTCAGCGCCTCGCTCGTCAGGTTTACCTTTACCGGCCCAGACGTAGGGTACATGGCGACCTACGCCCCGGATCAGCGCGTCAAGCTGTTCTTCCCAGAAGGCGGTGGCAGTCTCGACCCGCTGTTTGAGATCGCCAAGCTGGAAGAGCACGACTGGTACGGCGCCTACCGCGCATTGCCGGATGCTCAGCGGCCCTCTGCACGCACCTACACCATCCGCGCCCTTCGCCCGGAAAAAGCCGAAGTGGATGTAGAGTTCGTACTCCACGGCGACAATGGCCCCGCCTCACGCTGGGCAATGCGCGCCCGCCCCGGCGACCGCCTTGCCATGACAGCCCCAGCCGCCAATGCGGAAGGCCCAAAACTGGGCTATGAGTGGAAGCCACCTCAAGGGGTGCGCCGTATCCTGATCATCGCCGATGAGACCGCCCTCCCCGCTGCCGCTGGTATTCTGGAAACCCTCGATGACCTGCCTTTAAAACCCAGAGTCGAAGCGCTGTTCGAGGTGCCTCGCAGCGACGATCTCCAACCGCTGCCCCAGGCCGCCAAGCTGCGCTGGTTGGCCCGCGATGCCGAGCCTGGCTGCCAACACGGTGAGCTGCTGATGAGAGCGCTGCGTGATATCGATTTGCATAGGGAAATTCAAGCGCTAGGCGGCACGCCTATGACGACTACGACCAACGACGCAAGCGACGATGAGGACGGCCCGCTCTGGGAACCCGCCACCCTGGACGACAGCGCGCCCTTCTACGCCTGGATTGCCGCTGAAACCAAGGTCGCCATGAAGCTGCGCCGCTACTTGGTTAACGAGTGCGGGCTGCCTAAACAGTACGTCACCAGCATGGGCTACTGGCGCAAGGACAAGGCCAATGGTTAA
- a CDS encoding cytochrome b — protein sequence MVKEMENSSALNSDHISAPAQTPIGWRDSPSHYGRISRALHWLTAALVTLQFTVLLAWRGMGENVITLLLAGIGPHGSLGFLILIVTLARLGWAWANRKQRPPQPPGWGGRMARLVHITFYALLLWLPAFAILRQYGRGGALRFYGMELLPEAERDITWMTAPAEQLHGPLAWLLCGLIIGHIAMALTHRLWLKDKVLARMVGASDRQVK from the coding sequence ATGGTTAAAGAAATGGAAAACAGTTCAGCGCTAAACAGTGATCACATAAGCGCGCCAGCTCAAACGCCCATTGGCTGGCGAGACAGCCCCAGCCACTACGGACGCATAAGTCGTGCGCTGCACTGGCTGACCGCCGCGCTGGTTACGCTGCAATTTACGGTGTTACTGGCTTGGCGGGGAATGGGCGAAAACGTGATCACGTTGTTGTTGGCAGGCATCGGGCCTCATGGCTCGCTAGGTTTCCTGATTCTGATCGTGACGCTGGCGCGTCTTGGCTGGGCATGGGCCAACCGCAAGCAGCGTCCTCCGCAGCCGCCTGGATGGGGTGGTCGCATGGCGCGCCTTGTGCATATCACCTTTTATGCGCTGCTGCTGTGGCTACCCGCTTTCGCCATTCTGCGCCAGTACGGCCGCGGTGGGGCACTGCGCTTTTATGGCATGGAACTACTGCCCGAAGCAGAACGCGACATCACTTGGATGACCGCCCCCGCCGAGCAGCTTCACGGCCCGCTCGCGTGGCTGCTCTGTGGATTAATCATCGGCCACATCGCCATGGCGCTGACTCACCGCTTATGGCTCAAAGACAAGGTATTGGCGCGGATGGTGGGGGCAAGTGATAGGCAAGTAAAATGA
- a CDS encoding HigA family addiction module antitoxin: MNRMHNPAHPGAVLREYIGDISVTQAAQQLGVTRTALSRILNGNAGISADMALRLEQALGTSAEMWLEMQLKYELWQASQRPRAQVSPLHAAG, from the coding sequence ATGAATCGCATGCATAACCCCGCACATCCTGGCGCTGTTTTGCGCGAGTACATCGGGGATATCTCTGTTACCCAGGCGGCCCAGCAGCTTGGCGTGACGCGTACTGCGCTATCGCGGATTCTGAACGGTAATGCCGGTATTTCAGCTGACATGGCACTGAGACTTGAGCAAGCATTGGGTACCAGCGCCGAAATGTGGCTGGAAATGCAGCTCAAGTATGAGCTATGGCAAGCGTCACAGCGTCCACGCGCTCAAGTCTCTCCTCTTCACGCGGCAGGGTGA
- a CDS encoding type II toxin-antitoxin system RelE/ParE family toxin has product MIKSFRHKGLRKFFETGSTSGIQAKHATKLQIQLTALDSAKGPEDMNAPGWRLHPLSHKLKGHWSITVNRNWRLTFAFEGEDAILVDYQDYH; this is encoded by the coding sequence ATGATCAAGAGCTTTCGACACAAAGGCCTGCGTAAGTTCTTCGAAACCGGCTCAACTTCCGGTATTCAGGCCAAGCACGCGACCAAGTTGCAAATCCAGCTAACCGCGCTGGACAGTGCAAAGGGCCCTGAGGATATGAATGCGCCGGGTTGGAGGCTGCATCCTTTGTCCCACAAGCTGAAAGGACACTGGTCTATCACTGTCAACAGGAACTGGCGACTTACCTTCGCTTTCGAAGGTGAGGATGCCATCCTCGTTGATTATCAAGACTATCACTAG
- a CDS encoding ATP-binding cassette domain-containing protein, whose translation MVVGLYPPDGGEVLLNDERVEADGWDAYRQLFSVVFSDFHLFERLLEAPREDLDEEGNRLLAKLHLQHKVRVENGAFTTQALSQGQRKRLALVVAYLEDRPFLVFDEWAADQDPLFKEVFYTEVLPELKRMGKAALVITHDDRYFHLADRLVRLESGKLLAPEQVDGEEEVLKTAEAT comes from the coding sequence GTGGTGGTGGGGCTTTATCCGCCGGATGGTGGCGAGGTGTTGCTCAATGACGAACGTGTCGAGGCGGATGGCTGGGATGCCTACCGACAGCTCTTCTCGGTCGTCTTTTCTGACTTCCACCTTTTCGAGCGCTTGTTGGAAGCGCCGCGGGAAGACCTCGACGAAGAGGGTAATCGCCTGCTAGCCAAGCTGCACCTGCAGCACAAGGTGCGGGTCGAAAACGGTGCCTTCACCACCCAGGCGCTCTCCCAGGGGCAGCGCAAGCGCCTAGCGTTAGTAGTGGCCTACCTGGAAGATCGGCCCTTCCTGGTGTTTGACGAATGGGCCGCGGATCAGGATCCGTTATTCAAAGAGGTGTTCTACACAGAGGTGTTGCCCGAGCTAAAACGCATGGGCAAAGCGGCGCTGGTGATTACCCACGATGATCGCTACTTTCACCTCGCGGATCGGTTGGTGCGACTGGAGAGCGGGAAGCTGTTGGCGCCAGAGCAGGTGGATGGGGAGGAGGAAGTGTTAAAGACGGCTGAGGCTACATAG
- a CDS encoding GNAT family N-acetyltransferase yields MSSTVQAQTQVPSESPAEASLLSRPEGFGYQVIGDTTTQSLLVKGDQEHLEWSLVDDSNTLTLRWPQRSAPPLPALLAAIEGAFACYPATVALRLQLPTVVHANLCAAGIAVKDSHGELWAYAELFWQLPTLWLTSPSMRAYPQQPILENGKRHPRRPPRPSGTVYQRHIPWLNATLSFRVLDLELDLERFNRWMNDPVVAHFWEEQGDLQQHRERLESTFQNPSVVPLIGCIDGEPFGYFETYWAKEDRIGAYYAADDFDRGWHVLIGEAAFRGRPYVAAWMPSISHYLFLDDCRTQRLVIEPRMDNAKMLHNLAQCGYAHVKAFDFPHKRAMLGMQLREHFFNERSWIPLPPHPGSAPRPDPRLTL; encoded by the coding sequence GTGTCCAGTACTGTCCAGGCACAAACACAGGTACCCTCTGAAAGCCCCGCGGAAGCCTCACTGCTATCACGGCCCGAGGGCTTCGGCTATCAAGTCATTGGTGATACCACCACGCAGTCACTGCTCGTAAAGGGTGATCAAGAGCATCTTGAATGGTCATTGGTGGACGATAGCAATACCTTGACGCTGCGCTGGCCACAGCGCTCCGCGCCACCTCTCCCAGCGTTACTTGCGGCTATCGAAGGGGCTTTTGCCTGTTACCCGGCCACTGTTGCACTACGCCTTCAGCTACCCACTGTTGTGCATGCCAACCTGTGTGCAGCCGGCATCGCCGTTAAAGATAGCCATGGAGAACTCTGGGCCTACGCGGAGCTTTTTTGGCAGTTGCCAACCCTTTGGCTTACCTCCCCCTCCATGCGCGCCTACCCACAGCAACCCATATTGGAGAACGGCAAGCGCCATCCACGCCGCCCGCCACGCCCCAGTGGCACGGTCTATCAGCGCCATATCCCCTGGTTGAATGCCACTCTGAGCTTTCGCGTCCTTGACCTAGAACTTGACCTTGAACGCTTTAACCGCTGGATGAACGACCCGGTTGTCGCTCACTTCTGGGAAGAACAAGGTGATTTGCAACAGCACCGCGAGCGGCTGGAGAGCACGTTTCAAAATCCCAGCGTGGTACCGCTGATCGGCTGTATCGACGGCGAACCCTTCGGCTACTTCGAAACCTACTGGGCCAAGGAAGATCGCATCGGCGCTTATTACGCTGCCGATGACTTTGATCGCGGCTGGCACGTACTCATCGGCGAAGCTGCTTTTCGCGGGCGGCCTTATGTCGCTGCCTGGATGCCCTCTATCTCGCACTACCTGTTTCTGGATGACTGCCGCACCCAGCGTCTGGTGATCGAGCCCCGCATGGATAACGCTAAGATGCTGCACAACCTTGCCCAGTGCGGTTACGCCCACGTTAAGGCGTTCGATTTCCCCCATAAGCGGGCCATGCTCGGCATGCAGCTACGCGAACACTTTTTTAACGAGCGCAGTTGGATACCGCTGCCTCCGCACCCGGGGTCAGCGCCACGACCCGACCCACGCTTAACCCTATAG
- a CDS encoding lysine N(6)-hydroxylase/L-ornithine N(5)-oxygenase family protein has translation MYIHDLIGIGFGPSNIALAIALDEQRQAGQARDAFFIERQPCFAWHPHMLLDNAHMQISFLKDLVTPRNPGSRFSFLNYLHSKGRLQDFINLQTFFPSRHEFNDYLSWTASHFEHQCAYGEDVFEVLPETDNDEVAYLRVRSRDESGAVQERLTRSLVISVGGAPNVPECFAGLKDDPRVFHSSHYLQELAKQDAPKRIAVIGAGQSAAEIFLDLHGREGIEVDLISRAWAFKPSDDSPFVNEIFNPEYTDYVFNNPTGQREALLQEYKSTNYSAPDLALIQEIYDVFYQQKVTGQARHRFRRRHEVISSDAGPEGVELNVRDLETGHTDITRYDAVVLATGYVRDTYKQLLAPVENYLSDFAVNRHYQLYTKPEFKPAIFLQGSCEPTHGLSDTLLSILAARTSEICDALDQTTALSTSSPCKQEVTAP, from the coding sequence ATGTATATTCACGACTTGATCGGCATCGGCTTCGGCCCCTCCAACATTGCTCTGGCCATTGCCCTCGACGAGCAACGCCAGGCAGGGCAAGCACGGGATGCCTTCTTTATTGAGCGTCAGCCCTGCTTTGCCTGGCACCCGCATATGCTGCTGGACAATGCCCATATGCAGATCTCTTTCCTCAAAGACCTGGTCACGCCGCGTAACCCGGGCAGCCGCTTCAGCTTTCTCAATTACCTCCACAGCAAAGGCCGTCTGCAGGACTTTATCAACCTGCAGACCTTCTTCCCCAGCCGTCACGAGTTCAATGATTACCTAAGCTGGACGGCCAGCCACTTTGAACACCAGTGCGCCTACGGAGAGGATGTGTTTGAAGTACTGCCCGAAACTGACAACGACGAGGTCGCCTACCTCCGTGTTCGCTCACGGGATGAGAGCGGCGCGGTGCAGGAAAGGCTCACCCGTTCACTGGTGATCAGCGTAGGTGGTGCGCCCAATGTGCCTGAATGCTTCGCTGGACTAAAAGACGACCCAAGGGTCTTCCACTCCAGCCACTACCTCCAGGAGCTGGCGAAGCAAGATGCCCCCAAACGCATCGCCGTCATCGGTGCTGGCCAGAGCGCTGCTGAGATCTTTCTTGATCTGCACGGTCGTGAAGGCATTGAGGTGGATCTCATTAGCCGGGCATGGGCCTTTAAACCCTCGGACGACAGCCCCTTCGTCAACGAGATTTTCAACCCCGAATACACTGACTACGTGTTCAACAACCCCACCGGCCAGCGGGAAGCGCTGCTGCAAGAGTACAAAAGCACCAACTACTCAGCGCCTGACCTGGCGCTGATTCAGGAAATTTACGATGTGTTCTATCAGCAAAAAGTGACCGGTCAGGCCCGCCACCGTTTCCGCCGCCGTCATGAAGTTATCAGCAGTGACGCAGGCCCTGAAGGCGTCGAGCTAAACGTGCGTGATTTGGAGACTGGCCATACGGATATCACCCGTTACGACGCCGTAGTGTTAGCCACCGGCTATGTACGCGACACCTATAAACAGCTATTGGCCCCGGTTGAAAACTACCTATCTGACTTTGCCGTCAATCGTCATTATCAGCTCTACACCAAGCCCGAGTTCAAACCGGCTATTTTCCTGCAGGGAAGTTGCGAACCCACCCATGGTTTAAGCGACACCCTGCTGTCG